A section of the Bradyrhizobium oligotrophicum S58 genome encodes:
- a CDS encoding YiaA/YiaB family inner membrane protein, translating to MNQNAQPHSSAFVTFSYASFGASAFLVALGVFFMPIDLWMKGYLTMGIVMLVQTCVTLTKTLRDRHESGKLVNRIEDARAERLLMEVSKAA from the coding sequence ATGAACCAGAACGCCCAGCCCCACAGCAGCGCCTTCGTCACCTTCTCCTACGCGTCGTTCGGCGCCTCCGCCTTCCTCGTTGCCCTCGGCGTCTTCTTCATGCCGATCGACCTCTGGATGAAGGGCTATCTGACGATGGGCATCGTCATGCTGGTGCAGACCTGCGTCACCCTGACCAAGACGCTGCGCGACCGCCACGAGAGCGGCAAGCTCGTCAACCGCATCGAAGACGCCCGCGCCGAGCGCCTGCTGATGGAGGTGTCGAAGGCGGCGTGA